The window CTCGTCCTCGATCTGCGAGAACAGGAACGCGGTGCGGGCAACTACGAGCGTGCCGACGAACTTCGAGACGAGTTGGAAGCATTGGGTGTCGAAGTACAGGATACCGATTCTGGTCCATCATTTACGCTTCCGTAGCCATCCGGACCCTCTCCCCACATCTCGACAGTCAAACCCACAGTCGTCGGTTTTATACGGCGGGATTGTGTACTGGATTTCGACATGGCACGCAAACTACTCGCTGGCACGTTTCTCGCAGTACTCGTCCTCACGAGTGGCTGTCTCGGGTTTATTCTCGGAGATACGCTGGCATTCAGCGCCAACAAAGCGACCGTCGGCGACGGGGCGCTTTCGGACACAGGATACACGAAGGCAAGCGAAAAGCAGGTAGAGACCAAGCGGTCGTTCGAAGTCGCGGGGGAGAGCCGTGAGGTAAAAGTGACCAACTGGGTCACGCAGTACGAGAAATCCATCGGCATCTCGGGCATAGCCGAGGGAACCGTCGCGAAGGTCACGGTACTCAGCAGTCCGACGTTCGAAGTCGCGGACAAGCCGATCAATCCGATCGCGCGCTACAGCAACAAGCAGTTGGTCGAGAAGTTCGTCTCGAAATACAAAAACGTCGACGACATTCGGGAAACCGGTACGAAGAACGTGACCATGCTCGGCACCGAAACCACGGTTTCGACGTTCTCTGCCACTGCGCGGTCGAACGGTGCGAGCATCGAGGTCAACATTCACGTCACGAAAGTCGAACACGGTGAGGATGTGGTTGTGGTGATGGGCGTATATCCAAAGCAGTTAGACGAATCCGAAAACATCTACCGACTCATCGAAGGCGTCGAACACGAACAGTAACTCGAACTATCCGCGGGGAACATTTTTTCTTCTCGCTGGGGTATTCACCCCATGAATCTCCCCCTCGTCGCTGGAGTCGCACTGACGAACCTGGGTCTAGTGGGCTATTTAGTCGGCGTGAGTACACCGTATCCCGGCCGTGCGTTCTCGATCACGGGCGTTATGGTCGGAATCACGCTGGTTGCTATCGCCAACGCGACGAATCCAGGTGAACCGCGGTGACCGTCGAGGCGCTCGCATTCGGTGATAGCACCGTCGAGACGTTCAGCGACCTCGATGTCGCCCATCAAAAACCGGGAACGGTCTGGGTGCGTGCGAGCGAAGCAAAACCACTCGAACTCGAACGCGTTGCCGAAGTGTTCGACATCCACCACCTTTCCCTCGAGGACATCCGGGACGGCGTGCAACCGAAAACGGAGGAGTTCGACGAATACACCTTCCTCTTGCTCAAGACGGCTACGCTCGTCCGTGGCGACACGACGTTCCGGGAGGAGATTCGCGCCGGACCGGTCGGCGTATTCATCGGCGATGATTGGATCGTTACCCTCTCGGAGCACACTATCGAGGCGGTGGAACGAGTCTGGCAAACTGCACTGGACGGCGAACGGCGCATCCTCGAACGGGGTTCTGACTACGCCGCCTACCGTGTTTGCGACGGTGTCGTCGATGGCTATTTCGACGTTCTCGACCGAATCGAAACCAAAATCGAGGACGTAGAGGATACGGTCATCACCGACACGAGTATCGAGACGTTGGAGTCGATAAACAACGTCCGACGGGAGCTACTTTCCTTTCGAAAACTCGCGTGGCCGACGCGGGAGGCGATCGGCTATCTCGCCCGTGGTGACTCGGAAATGGTACATCCCGAGACGGAGAAATACTTCCGCGACGTTCACGACCACCTGTTTCAACTCGTGGATTTGACCGAAACCTACCGGGATTTGGCGAGCGG of the Haladaptatus caseinilyticus genome contains:
- a CDS encoding DUF6517 family protein; translated protein: MARKLLAGTFLAVLVLTSGCLGFILGDTLAFSANKATVGDGALSDTGYTKASEKQVETKRSFEVAGESREVKVTNWVTQYEKSIGISGIAEGTVAKVTVLSSPTFEVADKPINPIARYSNKQLVEKFVSKYKNVDDIRETGTKNVTMLGTETTVSTFSATARSNGASIEVNIHVTKVEHGEDVVVVMGVYPKQLDESENIYRLIEGVEHEQ
- the corA gene encoding magnesium/cobalt transporter CorA, which codes for MTVEALAFGDSTVETFSDLDVAHQKPGTVWVRASEAKPLELERVAEVFDIHHLSLEDIRDGVQPKTEEFDEYTFLLLKTATLVRGDTTFREEIRAGPVGVFIGDDWIVTLSEHTIEAVERVWQTALDGERRILERGSDYAAYRVCDGVVDGYFDVLDRIETKIEDVEDTVITDTSIETLESINNVRRELLSFRKLAWPTREAIGYLARGDSEMVHPETEKYFRDVHDHLFQLVDLTETYRDLASGARDIYLNSLSVSTNEVMKKLTVVATIVLPLTFVVGLYGMNFKNSPYNMPEFGWTFGYPAVMFGMLFVTVILVVYFRQEGWL